The following are encoded in a window of Poecile atricapillus isolate bPoeAtr1 chromosome 3, bPoeAtr1.hap1, whole genome shotgun sequence genomic DNA:
- the EDARADD gene encoding ectodysplasin-A receptor-associated adapter protein isoform X3, whose protein sequence is MTEKYPVQDTGVPKDEEYLTDQVTLEIASVNIKTLTSDSGLIQQPEDKDAQNHTDESLSDLKKSCKENVTCSLCLFRAPTISDMLNDEDLLYTVRLKLDPCHPTVKNWRNLASKWGMTYDELCFLEQKPQSPTLEFLLRNSDRTVEQLIDLCKFYKRIDVVKVLLKWVEEEWPKRGNRTYQNDF, encoded by the exons ATGAGGAATACCTAACAGATCAAGTTACTTTGGAAATTGCATCTGTGAACATCAAGACCCTTACATCAGATTCTGGCCTAATCCAACAG CCAGAAGACAAAGACGCACAAAACCATACTGACGAATCACTTTCAG ATCTCAAGAAAAGCTGCAAGGAAAATGTCACCTGCTCCTTGTGCTTATTCCGTGCACCGACCATCAGTGACATGCTCAATGATGAGGACTTGTTGTACACAGTGAGGCTAAAGCTGGATCCCTGCCATCCAACAGTGAAAAACTGGAGAAATTTAGCAAGCAAGTGGGGGATGACTTATGATGAATTGTGTTTCCTTGAACAAAAGCCCCAAAGCCCCACCTTGGAATTCTTGCTACGGAATAGTGACCGGACTGTGGAGCAGCTGATTGATCTCTGTAAATTTTATAAGAGAATTGATGTTGTGAAAGTGCTGCTGAAATGGGTGGAGGAAGAATGGCCTAAAAGAGGGAACAGAACTTACCAGAATGACTTCTAG
- the LGALS8 gene encoding galectin-8 isoform X3, producing MNCPWIHHRRQSLTRFQVDLQCGSSIKPRADVAFHFNPRFKRSGCIVCNTLEREKWGWEEITYEMPFEKGKSFEIVIMILKDKFQVTVNKKHLLLYNHRISLEKIDTLGIYGKVHIKTIEFISKSLQGSQPSSLGVTKISTENGEMPNGLQLDVPYFGKLDTAVRPGCTIAIKGEVNKNPKSFAINLRPSDSKDIALHLNLRMKNKVFVRNSYLHDSWGEEEREVANFPFIPGMYFELIIFCDAYQFKVAVNGVHTLQYKHRFKQLEKINIVEITGDVHLLDVKSW from the exons ATGAACTGCCCTTGGATACATCACAGAAGACAATCGTTAACCCG GTTCCAGGTGGATTTACAGTGTGGCAGCAGCATAAAGCCTCGAGCTGATGTGGCATTCCACTTCAACCCCCGCTTCAAAAGGTCTGGCTGCATTGTTTGCAACACATTGGAGAGGGAGaagtggggctgggaggagatCACTTATGAGATGCCTTTTGAAAAAGGAAAGTCATTTGAGATTGTCATCATGATTTTAAAGGACAAATTCCAG GTGACTGTAAACAAAAAACACTTGCTGCTCTACAACCACAGAATTAGCCTTGAAAAAATAGATACTCTTGGAATATATGGCAAAGTGCACATCAAAACCATAGAGTTTATTTCTAAG TCTTTACAAGGCTCTCAGCCATCATCTCTAGGAGTAACAAAGATAAGCACAGAAAAT GGGGAGATGCCAAATGGTTTACAATTG GATGTTCCCTATTTTGGGAAACTTGATACTGCAGTTCGTCCAGGATGCACAATTGCCATTAAAGGAGAAGTGAATAAAAACCCTAAGAG CTTTGCAATAAATCTGAGACCAAGTGACTCAAAGGACATTGCTTTACATCTGAATCTCcgaatgaaaaataaagtttttgtaAGAAACTCCTACCTTCATGACAGctggggagaagaagaaagggaagtTGCTAACTTCCCTTTCATTCCAGGGATGTACTTTGAG CTGATTATTTTCTGTGATGCCTACCAGTTTAAAGTTGCTGTTAATGGTGTTCACACTCTGCAGTACAAGCATCGTTTTAAACAACTTGAAAAGATCAACATAGTGGAAATCACAGGAGATGTTCACTTGTTGGATGTGAAGAGCTGGTAG
- the LGALS8 gene encoding galectin-8 isoform X1 has translation MTSLGALQKEMGKLTLDTPQKEIHELPLDTSQKTIVNPIIPYVGTIHGGLVPGELIVIHGTVPDDADRFQVDLQCGSSIKPRADVAFHFNPRFKRSGCIVCNTLEREKWGWEEITYEMPFEKGKSFEIVIMILKDKFQVTVNKKHLLLYNHRISLEKIDTLGIYGKVHIKTIEFISKSLQGSQPSSLGVTKISTENGEMPNGLQLDVPYFGKLDTAVRPGCTIAIKGEVNKNPKSFAINLRPSDSKDIALHLNLRMKNKVFVRNSYLHDSWGEEEREVANFPFIPGMYFELIIFCDAYQFKVAVNGVHTLQYKHRFKQLEKINIVEITGDVHLLDVKSW, from the exons ATGACATCCTTGGGTGCACTACAGAAGGAAATGGGTAAACTGACCTTGGATACACCACAGAAAGAAATACATGAACTGCCCTTGGATACATCACAGAAGACAATCGTTAACCCG ATCATTCCATATGTTGGGACCATACACGGTGGCCTTGTTCCTGGAGAGCTGATTGTGATACATGGGACTGTTCCTGATGATGCAGATAG GTTCCAGGTGGATTTACAGTGTGGCAGCAGCATAAAGCCTCGAGCTGATGTGGCATTCCACTTCAACCCCCGCTTCAAAAGGTCTGGCTGCATTGTTTGCAACACATTGGAGAGGGAGaagtggggctgggaggagatCACTTATGAGATGCCTTTTGAAAAAGGAAAGTCATTTGAGATTGTCATCATGATTTTAAAGGACAAATTCCAG GTGACTGTAAACAAAAAACACTTGCTGCTCTACAACCACAGAATTAGCCTTGAAAAAATAGATACTCTTGGAATATATGGCAAAGTGCACATCAAAACCATAGAGTTTATTTCTAAG TCTTTACAAGGCTCTCAGCCATCATCTCTAGGAGTAACAAAGATAAGCACAGAAAAT GGGGAGATGCCAAATGGTTTACAATTG GATGTTCCCTATTTTGGGAAACTTGATACTGCAGTTCGTCCAGGATGCACAATTGCCATTAAAGGAGAAGTGAATAAAAACCCTAAGAG CTTTGCAATAAATCTGAGACCAAGTGACTCAAAGGACATTGCTTTACATCTGAATCTCcgaatgaaaaataaagtttttgtaAGAAACTCCTACCTTCATGACAGctggggagaagaagaaagggaagtTGCTAACTTCCCTTTCATTCCAGGGATGTACTTTGAG CTGATTATTTTCTGTGATGCCTACCAGTTTAAAGTTGCTGTTAATGGTGTTCACACTCTGCAGTACAAGCATCGTTTTAAACAACTTGAAAAGATCAACATAGTGGAAATCACAGGAGATGTTCACTTGTTGGATGTGAAGAGCTGGTAG
- the LGALS8 gene encoding galectin-8 isoform X2 codes for MTSLGALQKEMGKLTLDTPQKEIHELPLDTSQKTIVNPIIPYVGTIHGGLVPGELIVIHGTVPDDADRFQVDLQCGSSIKPRADVAFHFNPRFKRSGCIVCNTLEREKWGWEEITYEMPFEKGKSFEIVIMILKDKFQVTVNKKHLLLYNHRISLEKIDTLGIYGKVHIKTIEFISKGEMPNGLQLDVPYFGKLDTAVRPGCTIAIKGEVNKNPKSFAINLRPSDSKDIALHLNLRMKNKVFVRNSYLHDSWGEEEREVANFPFIPGMYFELIIFCDAYQFKVAVNGVHTLQYKHRFKQLEKINIVEITGDVHLLDVKSW; via the exons ATGACATCCTTGGGTGCACTACAGAAGGAAATGGGTAAACTGACCTTGGATACACCACAGAAAGAAATACATGAACTGCCCTTGGATACATCACAGAAGACAATCGTTAACCCG ATCATTCCATATGTTGGGACCATACACGGTGGCCTTGTTCCTGGAGAGCTGATTGTGATACATGGGACTGTTCCTGATGATGCAGATAG GTTCCAGGTGGATTTACAGTGTGGCAGCAGCATAAAGCCTCGAGCTGATGTGGCATTCCACTTCAACCCCCGCTTCAAAAGGTCTGGCTGCATTGTTTGCAACACATTGGAGAGGGAGaagtggggctgggaggagatCACTTATGAGATGCCTTTTGAAAAAGGAAAGTCATTTGAGATTGTCATCATGATTTTAAAGGACAAATTCCAG GTGACTGTAAACAAAAAACACTTGCTGCTCTACAACCACAGAATTAGCCTTGAAAAAATAGATACTCTTGGAATATATGGCAAAGTGCACATCAAAACCATAGAGTTTATTTCTAAG GGGGAGATGCCAAATGGTTTACAATTG GATGTTCCCTATTTTGGGAAACTTGATACTGCAGTTCGTCCAGGATGCACAATTGCCATTAAAGGAGAAGTGAATAAAAACCCTAAGAG CTTTGCAATAAATCTGAGACCAAGTGACTCAAAGGACATTGCTTTACATCTGAATCTCcgaatgaaaaataaagtttttgtaAGAAACTCCTACCTTCATGACAGctggggagaagaagaaagggaagtTGCTAACTTCCCTTTCATTCCAGGGATGTACTTTGAG CTGATTATTTTCTGTGATGCCTACCAGTTTAAAGTTGCTGTTAATGGTGTTCACACTCTGCAGTACAAGCATCGTTTTAAACAACTTGAAAAGATCAACATAGTGGAAATCACAGGAGATGTTCACTTGTTGGATGTGAAGAGCTGGTAG